The following proteins come from a genomic window of Terribacillus aidingensis:
- a CDS encoding Gfo/Idh/MocA family oxidoreductase — MDGRDAHGGLVERSRESGGQFIEQTTHIVDLLRYVCGEVEEVYAMYGNQVQHNKHDNVTVPDIGTVSLRLQNGVIANLSNTCVLPSGMGDVGLKFYTDKGTLDWQGDKLEIDQEGIKTVYKDTDNPYVRENEAFIHAVRTGDTSHIRSDYRDAYLTHEVTYAALESARSGVPVKLKK, encoded by the coding sequence ATGGATGGGCGAGATGCCCATGGTGGGTTGGTGGAGAGATCAAGAGAATCTGGCGGTCAATTTATCGAACAAACAACGCATATTGTAGATTTACTGAGATACGTCTGCGGTGAGGTTGAAGAAGTATACGCGATGTATGGTAATCAAGTACAGCATAATAAGCATGATAATGTTACGGTGCCTGACATTGGAACGGTAAGTTTACGGCTGCAAAATGGCGTGATAGCTAACCTGTCGAATACATGTGTCCTTCCTAGTGGCATGGGAGATGTTGGGCTCAAGTTTTATACAGATAAAGGAACACTGGATTGGCAGGGCGATAAACTAGAAATAGACCAAGAAGGCATAAAGACGGTGTATAAGGATACGGACAATCCATACGTTCGGGAAAATGAGGCATTTATTCATGCCGTTCGTACTGGCGACACTTCGCACATCCGCTCTGATTATCGTGATGCATATCTAACTCATGAGGTGACGTATGCTGCTTTGGAATCAGCGAGAAGTGGTGTACCTGTTAAGCTTAAAAAATAA
- a CDS encoding class I SAM-dependent rRNA methyltransferase, with the protein MRQLVEVKVKPKSVKDIKNGYPLLTKEAIETSGLKVDEGSILRLVDSNRKYIATAYYGLQNKGIGWVLTSKEQEKINIKFFVKRMSEAIAKRKNLYDTEDTTAFRVFNGEGDGIGGLIIDFYDGFYMVSWYSEGIYSFREDIYQALNEVAEVRGLYEKLRFNTNGQYVEQDDYVSGEKGEFPLIVLENGMKYAVDLNDGAMTGIFLDQRNVRKALRDHYSEGKTVLNTFSYTGAFSVAAVLGGATKTTSVDVAKRSLPKTIEQFSANEIDYEAQDIKVMDVFDYFRYADRHELKFDVVVLDPPSFARTKKITFSTAKDYPKLLKDTLKITNQGGIIIASTNNARFNMKKFKSFIDKAFTETNTRYKILEEHQLPEDFTVPHDYPEFNYLKVVFIKVMN; encoded by the coding sequence ATGAGACAGTTAGTAGAAGTAAAAGTAAAACCGAAATCGGTTAAAGATATAAAGAATGGCTATCCGCTGCTCACAAAAGAAGCAATTGAAACTTCAGGATTGAAGGTAGATGAGGGTAGCATCTTGCGTTTAGTTGACTCCAACCGCAAGTACATTGCTACAGCCTACTATGGTCTGCAAAATAAAGGGATAGGTTGGGTTTTAACTAGTAAGGAACAAGAGAAAATCAATATAAAGTTTTTTGTTAAGAGAATGAGTGAAGCTATTGCAAAGCGGAAGAACTTATACGATACCGAAGATACAACTGCTTTCCGTGTGTTTAATGGGGAAGGAGACGGTATCGGCGGATTGATCATTGATTTCTATGACGGCTTTTATATGGTGAGTTGGTATAGTGAAGGTATTTATTCTTTCCGTGAAGATATATATCAAGCATTGAATGAAGTGGCAGAAGTTCGGGGTCTATATGAAAAGTTACGCTTTAACACCAATGGCCAATACGTGGAGCAAGATGATTATGTGTCAGGTGAAAAGGGAGAATTTCCTTTAATCGTTTTGGAAAACGGGATGAAATATGCGGTAGATCTAAATGATGGAGCAATGACAGGGATATTCTTAGATCAACGTAATGTACGAAAAGCATTACGTGACCATTATTCAGAAGGAAAAACGGTTTTAAATACATTCTCTTATACAGGTGCGTTCTCTGTAGCAGCAGTTCTTGGTGGTGCAACAAAGACAACAAGCGTGGATGTAGCAAAACGAAGCTTGCCTAAGACTATTGAGCAATTTTCAGCCAACGAAATTGATTATGAAGCGCAGGATATTAAGGTGATGGATGTCTTTGATTACTTTCGATATGCAGACCGTCATGAATTGAAGTTTGATGTTGTCGTATTGGATCCGCCAAGCTTTGCGCGGACAAAGAAAATAACTTTCAGTACTGCAAAGGATTATCCGAAGCTGCTAAAAGACACCTTGAAAATCACCAATCAAGGTGGAATTATTATTGCGTCCACAAATAACGCAAGATTCAATATGAAAAAGTTCAAATCATTTATCGATAAAGCATTTACGGAAACTAACACACGCTACAAAATCCTAGAAGAACACCAATTGCCAGAAGATTTTACTGTACCACATGACTATCCTGAATTTAACTATTTAAAAGTCGTGTTTATAAAGGTAATGAATTAA
- a CDS encoding Ltp family lipoprotein: MESFLVILTLLALAGMVFFFVLALVKGKGNRRRNFAKSGGCLIALIVVSIIGGSIIEEAPASEDVKAKDSSAAEETAVKEEEAEEEAQKEKEAKEAEEQAQKEQEAKEAEEQAQKEQEAKEAEEQAQKEKEEQEAKEAEEQAQKEKEEQEAKEAKEASVTVSQEQAVNSAESYVNYTAFSKSGLIEQLEFEGFSTEDATYGVENITVDWQEQAVKSAQDYISYTAFSKSGLIEQLKFEGFSTEDATYGAENITVDWQEQAAKAAQNYLDYTSFSRQGLIDQLIFEGFSTEHATYGADQVGL; this comes from the coding sequence TTGGAATCATTCTTAGTCATTTTAACGTTACTAGCTTTAGCCGGTATGGTATTCTTTTTTGTCTTAGCCTTAGTAAAAGGAAAAGGGAACAGGCGTAGGAACTTTGCGAAATCAGGTGGCTGTCTGATTGCACTTATAGTCGTATCGATTATTGGGGGATCAATAATTGAAGAGGCGCCCGCTTCTGAAGATGTTAAAGCAAAAGATTCCTCAGCGGCTGAAGAAACGGCTGTAAAGGAAGAAGAAGCAGAGGAAGAAGCGCAGAAAGAAAAAGAAGCTAAGGAAGCAGAAGAACAAGCGCAGAAAGAACAAGAAGCAAAGGAAGCAGAGGAACAAGCGCAGAAAGAACAAGAAGCCAAGGAAGCAGAGGAACAAGCGCAGAAAGAGAAAGAAGAACAAGAAGCAAAGGAAGCTGAGGAACAAGCACAGAAAGAGAAAGAAGAACAGGAAGCTAAAGAAGCTAAAGAAGCCAGCGTAACTGTTTCTCAAGAACAGGCGGTAAATAGCGCTGAAAGCTATGTGAATTATACTGCATTCTCTAAGTCGGGATTGATTGAACAATTAGAGTTTGAGGGTTTCAGCACAGAAGATGCAACATACGGTGTAGAAAATATCACGGTTGATTGGCAAGAGCAAGCGGTTAAGTCAGCTCAAGACTATATTAGTTATACTGCATTCTCTAAATCAGGATTGATTGAACAATTAAAGTTTGAGGGTTTCAGCACAGAAGATGCAACATACGGTGCAGAAAACATCACAGTTGATTGGCAAGAACAAGCAGCTAAGGCTGCTCAAAACTACCTTGATTATACTTCTTTTTCCAGACAGGGTTTAATTGATCAATTGATTTTTGAAGGATTCAGCACAGAGCACGCGACATACGGTGCCGATCAGGTTGGTTTGTAG